From [Clostridium] symbiosum, a single genomic window includes:
- a CDS encoding autorepressor SdpR family transcription factor — translation MAFGDTFKALSDPTRREILNLLKDGAMAAGDIVDHFQMTGATISHHLSVLKSAGLIDDEKNGKYIYYSLNTTVMDDIMNWILTLKGETSDEK, via the coding sequence ATGGCCTTTGGAGACACCTTTAAAGCATTGTCCGATCCCACCAGGCGTGAAATCCTGAACCTGCTGAAGGACGGAGCCATGGCGGCAGGCGATATTGTGGATCATTTCCAGATGACAGGCGCAACGATTTCCCACCACCTGTCTGTCCTCAAATCGGCGGGCCTGATTGACGACGAAAAAAACGGGAAATATATTTACTATTCCCTCAATACGACCGTCATGGACGATATTATGAACTGGATATTAACATTGAAAGGGGAGACATCCGATGAAAAATAA
- a CDS encoding 2-isopropylmalate synthase → MKMSVNVAEKYGKSYFMPPVVTYDWVKKDYIDKAPIWCSVDLRDGNQALVEPMGLSEKLEFFKMLVEVGFKEIEVGFPAASDTEYQFIRALIERNMIPDDVTIQVLTQAREHIIKKTFEAVKGAPHAIVHLYNSTSVAQREQVFKKGRDEVKKIAVDGAVLLKSLADETEGNFTFEYSPESFPGTEVDYAVEVCNAVLDVWKPSPERKVIINIPTTVQIAMPHVFASQVEYIHKSLKYRDSVVLSVHPHNDRGCGISDAEMGVLAGADRIEGTLFGNGERTGNVDLVTVAMNMFCHGVEPKLDFSNIAKVRETYETLTGMKVYERTPYAGDLVFTAFSGSHQDAISKGMAWREEGKSGERWDVPYLPIDPADVGREYESDVIRINSQSGKGGVAFILKQNFGIDVPDKMREEVGYLVKGVSDRKHQELAPAEIYQIFEDHYIAPRNIFNITDYDFRQTEEGIAAQVTIEQNKERRVIEATGNGRLDAVSNAIKLYFGLSYELSIYEEHAISRGSSSKAASYVGIMNQGNMFWGVGIDEDIIISSIEALVSAANKLAASQNVKEGREERIVDIMKYVQSHYCDVTLENLAESFNLSKPYLSRYIRQKSGMTFQEAVKKARLKKARKMLKESNQSVESIAETVGYETVEHFNRLFKKTYDMTPGQYRAQSRSV, encoded by the coding sequence ATGAAAATGAGTGTAAATGTAGCGGAAAAGTATGGTAAATCTTATTTTATGCCCCCGGTCGTTACTTACGACTGGGTGAAAAAGGATTATATTGATAAAGCGCCGATCTGGTGCAGCGTGGATTTGCGCGATGGAAACCAGGCCCTTGTGGAGCCGATGGGACTGAGTGAAAAGCTGGAGTTTTTCAAAATGCTCGTCGAGGTTGGGTTCAAGGAGATTGAGGTCGGTTTTCCGGCCGCTTCCGATACGGAATACCAGTTTATCAGGGCTCTTATCGAGCGGAACATGATTCCTGACGATGTGACGATCCAGGTGCTGACCCAGGCGAGAGAACATATTATCAAAAAGACATTTGAGGCGGTAAAGGGCGCTCCCCACGCCATCGTGCATCTTTACAATTCCACCTCCGTTGCACAGAGGGAACAGGTATTTAAGAAAGGACGCGACGAGGTTAAGAAAATAGCAGTGGACGGCGCCGTGCTTTTAAAGAGCCTGGCCGATGAGACGGAAGGCAACTTTACATTTGAATACAGCCCGGAGAGTTTCCCGGGAACAGAGGTCGATTATGCGGTGGAGGTCTGCAACGCAGTTCTGGACGTGTGGAAACCGTCACCTGAGAGAAAGGTGATTATCAATATTCCCACCACGGTCCAGATTGCCATGCCTCACGTGTTTGCCTCACAGGTGGAATACATCCATAAAAGTTTAAAATACAGGGACAGCGTGGTTCTCAGTGTGCATCCGCACAATGACAGAGGCTGCGGAATCAGCGATGCGGAGATGGGAGTGCTGGCCGGTGCGGACCGTATAGAAGGAACGCTCTTTGGAAACGGTGAGAGGACGGGAAACGTGGATCTCGTCACGGTTGCAATGAACATGTTCTGCCACGGCGTGGAGCCGAAGCTGGATTTCAGCAATATCGCAAAAGTCAGGGAGACTTATGAGACCCTGACCGGCATGAAGGTTTATGAGAGGACGCCGTATGCGGGCGATCTCGTATTTACCGCATTTTCCGGTTCCCATCAGGACGCTATTTCCAAGGGCATGGCCTGGAGAGAAGAAGGAAAGAGCGGGGAGAGATGGGATGTTCCGTATCTTCCCATCGATCCGGCCGATGTCGGACGTGAGTATGAGTCTGACGTCATCCGTATCAACAGCCAGTCCGGCAAGGGCGGAGTAGCCTTTATCCTGAAACAGAACTTTGGCATCGATGTGCCGGATAAGATGCGTGAGGAGGTAGGCTACCTCGTGAAGGGAGTTTCGGACAGAAAGCATCAGGAACTGGCTCCTGCGGAGATTTACCAGATTTTCGAGGATCACTATATCGCACCGAGAAATATTTTCAATATCACCGACTATGATTTCAGACAGACCGAGGAAGGTATCGCCGCACAGGTGACAATCGAGCAGAATAAGGAAAGACGCGTGATTGAGGCCACAGGAAACGGCCGGTTGGATGCCGTCAGCAATGCAATCAAACTTTATTTCGGTTTGAGCTATGAACTGAGTATTTACGAAGAGCATGCCATTTCCAGGGGGTCTTCCTCCAAGGCGGCTTCCTACGTGGGCATTATGAACCAGGGCAATATGTTCTGGGGCGTGGGCATTGATGAGGATATTATTATAAGTTCCATTGAGGCGCTTGTCTCAGCCGCCAATAAACTGGCCGCCAGCCAGAATGTGAAAGAGGGCCGGGAAGAGAGAATCGTTGATATTATGAAATATGTACAGAGCCATTACTGCGACGTGACTCTGGAGAATCTGGCGGAAAGCTTTAATTTGTCAAAACCGTATCTGTCCAGATATATCAGACAGAAATCGGGAATGACATTCCAGGAAGCCGTCAAAAAGGCGAGACTTAAAAAGGCGAGAAAAATGCTGAAAGAGTCGAACCAGTCGGTGGAATCCATTGCGGAGACCGTCGGGTATGAGACGGTGGAACATTTTAACCGGTTGTTTAAGAAAACATATGATATGACCCCTGGCCAGTACAGGGCGCAGAGCCGCAGTGTATAA
- the amrA gene encoding AmmeMemoRadiSam system protein A: MAVAGAFIVPHPPLILPDIGRGEERRIQKTIDSYRKIAKEAAAMHPDTVVVLSPHSVMYRDYFHISPGSRAKGDFGLYGYPDLQIGGIYDTEFVAELCGLAEEENIAAGTEGERGRELDHATMIPLYFLNREMKDFKVVRIGLSGLPFEEHFRLGRCIAEAAGRLERRIVVIASGDLSHCLLDSGPYEYTKEGPEYDRRVTEIMAGGELHRMLEFTEEFCGKAGECGHRAFCIMAGCLEGKTLRPRLLSYEGPFGVGYAVAAFQDAYVALARESLTCFLENGREMQEPELASFKVPEEMLKTRAGVFVSLKKDGELRGCIGTIQGVQKNVALEIIDNAVSAGIYDPRFPEVKREELPEIICTVDVLGEAEPVHALKELDVKRYGVIVSCGRRRGLLLPNLEGVDTVEQQIFIALKKAGIDGKEDYKMERFEVVRHV, translated from the coding sequence ATGGCGGTAGCAGGAGCATTTATTGTACCTCATCCTCCCCTTATCCTGCCGGATATAGGGAGAGGGGAAGAGCGGAGAATTCAGAAAACCATTGATTCCTACCGGAAGATTGCGAAGGAGGCCGCCGCCATGCATCCGGATACGGTGGTCGTTCTTTCACCGCACAGCGTCATGTACCGGGACTATTTCCATATTTCCCCGGGCTCGCGGGCAAAGGGGGATTTCGGCCTCTATGGGTACCCGGATTTACAAATTGGAGGTATTTATGACACGGAGTTTGTCGCGGAGCTTTGCGGCCTCGCCGAGGAGGAGAATATTGCGGCGGGGACGGAAGGGGAGAGAGGACGGGAGCTTGACCACGCCACAATGATACCGCTCTATTTCCTGAACAGGGAGATGAAGGATTTTAAGGTGGTCAGGATCGGTCTTTCGGGTCTTCCGTTTGAGGAACATTTCAGGCTGGGACGCTGTATTGCGGAGGCGGCCGGGAGGCTGGAACGCCGGATTGTGGTAATCGCCAGCGGCGATCTTTCCCACTGCCTGCTGGACAGCGGCCCTTACGAATACACAAAAGAGGGTCCGGAGTACGACCGGAGAGTAACGGAGATCATGGCGGGAGGAGAGCTGCACCGGATGCTGGAATTTACGGAAGAGTTCTGCGGGAAAGCGGGAGAATGCGGCCATCGAGCCTTTTGCATCATGGCCGGATGCCTCGAAGGAAAGACACTTCGCCCACGTCTCCTGTCGTATGAGGGGCCGTTTGGAGTGGGCTATGCGGTGGCCGCATTCCAGGACGCCTATGTGGCGCTGGCCAGGGAATCCCTGACCTGTTTTCTGGAGAATGGCCGGGAAATGCAGGAACCGGAACTGGCATCCTTTAAAGTGCCGGAGGAGATGCTTAAGACCCGGGCCGGAGTATTTGTTTCCCTGAAAAAGGACGGGGAACTGCGGGGATGCATCGGGACAATCCAGGGAGTACAAAAGAATGTGGCGCTTGAAATCATCGATAATGCGGTCAGCGCCGGAATCTATGATCCCAGATTTCCGGAGGTAAAAAGAGAGGAACTTCCTGAAATTATCTGCACCGTGGATGTGCTGGGGGAGGCCGAACCCGTTCATGCACTGAAAGAACTGGATGTAAAGCGGTACGGCGTCATCGTGAGCTGCGGGCGGAGAAGGGGGCTTCTCCTTCCCAACCTGGAAGGGGTCGATACGGTGGAGCAGCAGATTTTTATCGCCCTTAAAAAGGCCGGAATCGACGGGAAAGAAGACTATAAAATGGAACGGTTTGAGGTGGTGAGACATGTTTGA
- the amrS gene encoding AmmeMemoRadiSam system radical SAM enzyme, with translation MKTACNVCANHCTLEEGRTGLCRVRYNRGGQIKSNAYGKVTSVSLDPIEKKPLHYFYPGSRILSLGSYGCNFSCPFCQNYEISMAGEEEILSGALPIRYLGPEEAVKMALESRDFGNIGLAHTYNEPLINYEYVRDCSILARDMGLKNAVITNGSASVEVLDEILPWIDAFNVDLKGFTPEFYRMVHGSLEDVKRFIVTAAGKSHVEVTTLVIPGLNDSEEEIEELARWLASIRPDIPLHLNRFFPRYRMMDREATKIETLLRLADTARGYLRFVKVGNC, from the coding sequence TTGAAAACAGCCTGTAATGTATGTGCAAACCACTGTACGCTGGAGGAAGGCCGGACAGGCCTGTGCAGGGTGAGATATAACCGGGGCGGACAGATTAAAAGCAATGCCTATGGAAAAGTGACTTCGGTTTCCCTGGATCCGATTGAAAAGAAACCGCTCCACTATTTTTATCCGGGGAGCCGCATCTTGTCACTTGGAAGCTACGGCTGCAATTTTTCCTGTCCTTTCTGCCAGAACTATGAGATTTCCATGGCAGGTGAGGAGGAGATCCTGAGCGGAGCGCTGCCCATCCGTTATCTGGGCCCGGAGGAGGCGGTGAAAATGGCGCTGGAAAGCCGTGATTTCGGAAATATCGGGCTTGCCCATACGTATAACGAGCCTCTGATCAATTATGAGTATGTAAGGGACTGCTCAATCCTTGCCCGGGATATGGGGCTTAAAAATGCCGTCATCACAAACGGTTCGGCTTCCGTAGAAGTGCTGGATGAAATCCTTCCGTGGATTGATGCCTTCAACGTGGATTTGAAGGGATTTACCCCGGAATTTTACCGGATGGTCCACGGCAGCCTGGAGGATGTGAAGCGGTTCATCGTCACCGCGGCCGGGAAAAGCCATGTGGAGGTGACTACGCTTGTAATTCCGGGACTCAATGATTCGGAGGAAGAGATAGAGGAACTGGCCCGGTGGCTTGCATCGATCCGGCCGGATATCCCGCTTCATCTGAACCGTTTTTTCCCCAGATACAGGATGATGGACCGGGAGGCGACAAAGATTGAGACACTGCTCCGGCTGGCGGATACAGCCAGGGGCTATCTGAGGTTTGTGAAGGTGGGAAACTGCTGA
- a CDS encoding DUF1847 domain-containing protein yields the protein MDNTEKKNMPQTPAQSAPQAADTYQVPRLHTCTDCGLLGCGTEDGSYPPFCLTEQADRDELDEIASLYASDTIDGRMARASAKIEGNYYCQKTRVEETVLFIKAIGAKRVGIATCSGLINEAKTFARILKKNGIDYVSVICKVGSRDKKEMGLAEEDKIHPNQFEPMCNPVLQARYLNRAGTDLNIVIGLCVGHDALFNKHSEAPVTTLIAKDRVLAHNPVAALYCHYYDKLYK from the coding sequence ATGGATAACACAGAAAAAAAGAACATGCCGCAGACACCGGCTCAGAGCGCTCCCCAGGCTGCGGATACATACCAGGTTCCCAGGCTCCACACCTGCACGGACTGCGGTCTTTTAGGCTGCGGGACTGAAGACGGCAGTTACCCTCCGTTTTGCCTGACCGAACAGGCTGACAGGGACGAACTGGACGAGATTGCTTCTCTTTATGCATCCGACACGATCGACGGAAGGATGGCAAGAGCTTCCGCTAAAATCGAGGGGAATTACTACTGCCAGAAGACCCGGGTGGAGGAGACCGTCCTCTTTATCAAGGCCATTGGTGCAAAACGCGTGGGGATTGCTACCTGCTCCGGGCTGATTAATGAGGCTAAAACATTTGCCAGGATACTGAAGAAAAACGGAATTGATTATGTGAGCGTAATCTGTAAGGTGGGCAGCCGCGATAAGAAGGAGATGGGCCTTGCCGAGGAAGATAAGATTCATCCGAACCAGTTTGAGCCTATGTGCAATCCCGTTCTGCAGGCCCGCTATCTGAACCGGGCAGGCACTGATTTGAATATTGTCATCGGCTTATGCGTCGGCCATGATGCCCTGTTCAATAAGCACTCCGAAGCTCCGGTCACAACTCTGATTGCAAAAGACCGTGTTCTGGCGCATAATCCTGTGGCGGCGCTGTACTGCCATTATTATGATAAGCTTTATAAGTAG
- a CDS encoding sigma 54-interacting transcriptional regulator, producing the protein MKKIAVVTNQRNIAQFYADELKNLFQEHLETEVYSVEDGPGILMGITADLILVSTHGVYDLVKRYVHNCDDIFIADITLKKQSLNQMKMLPSGTKAMLVNITLEMAVETIGLIYNSGISHVEIVPFYPGMKEPPACSLAITPGERDLVPPWVTDVIDLQDRVLSTRTIVNVATRLNLEYLLQTAVFENYFQTLAKADYGTEQLLDEVSSMEKKLNLVMKIFDGSIITLNRSRKINFINKSAEKILNRRQEQILGCTLEETIAPLAKLVPKIGDEAFKGFPEEAESLKDRIITFEEQLLSISVYPLSDPEGISGHLILIKRFTDIEKEQYTIRRQIVSRGYAAKYTFDDIVGKSAGITMLKETARKMAYSDSAVLIYGQSGTGKELFAQSIHNSSNRKDNPFIAINCASIPENLLESELFGYNEGAFTGAKKGGKVGYFELADKGTLFLDEISEMNFALQTRLLRVLQEKEIIRIGGDRVINIDVRIISASNKNLKELVRKNQFRQDLYYRLNVLSLQLPPLCQRREDIPILLEQFQEKFKTNFEFTKEAMDVICRGRWEGNVRELSNFAERLMYFGKQKMDVKDVLQLMDDDEIQEEPCLRDEEETLMRQFRRQFGSQERRYAMVLGVLQEGEEQGEKLGRKSISDRMALKGLRCTEQEVRTILKNLSNYMMVQIFPGRGGTAITDFGARALRYMEWEILGEKKRDGMFRTDRFT; encoded by the coding sequence ATGAAGAAGATAGCAGTGGTAACCAATCAAAGAAATATAGCACAGTTCTACGCGGACGAACTGAAGAACCTGTTTCAGGAGCACCTGGAAACGGAGGTTTATTCGGTGGAAGACGGTCCCGGTATCCTGATGGGAATTACGGCCGACCTGATTCTGGTTTCCACACATGGAGTCTACGATCTGGTCAAACGGTACGTGCACAACTGCGATGACATCTTTATTGCCGATATCACACTTAAAAAGCAGTCGCTGAACCAGATGAAGATGCTGCCGTCCGGAACCAAGGCGATGCTTGTAAATATTACACTGGAGATGGCGGTGGAGACGATCGGCCTGATTTATAATTCCGGGATTTCCCATGTGGAAATAGTGCCGTTTTATCCCGGAATGAAGGAGCCTCCCGCCTGCAGCCTCGCCATAACGCCGGGAGAACGGGATCTGGTTCCGCCCTGGGTTACCGATGTGATCGATCTGCAGGACCGGGTTCTGTCCACCAGGACAATTGTAAACGTTGCGACCAGGCTCAACCTGGAGTATCTGCTCCAGACTGCGGTCTTTGAGAATTACTTTCAGACACTGGCAAAGGCGGACTACGGCACGGAGCAGCTTCTGGATGAGGTCAGTTCGATGGAAAAGAAGCTGAATCTTGTGATGAAAATATTTGACGGCAGTATTATTACCCTGAACCGCAGCAGGAAGATCAATTTTATCAACAAGTCGGCCGAAAAGATTCTGAACCGCAGGCAGGAACAGATTCTGGGCTGCACACTGGAGGAGACGATTGCTCCGCTGGCGAAACTGGTGCCGAAGATTGGGGACGAGGCGTTTAAGGGGTTCCCGGAGGAAGCGGAATCGCTGAAGGATCGGATTATCACCTTTGAAGAGCAGCTTCTGTCTATCTCGGTCTATCCGCTTTCCGATCCGGAGGGAATTTCGGGCCATCTGATTCTGATTAAAAGATTCACGGATATTGAGAAAGAGCAGTATACCATCCGCCGCCAGATTGTTTCCCGCGGCTATGCGGCGAAATACACATTTGATGATATTGTTGGAAAGAGCGCCGGTATCACGATGCTGAAGGAGACGGCCAGAAAGATGGCCTATTCTGATTCCGCCGTTCTCATCTACGGCCAGAGCGGTACGGGAAAGGAGCTGTTTGCCCAGTCCATCCATAACAGTTCCAACAGGAAGGACAATCCGTTTATTGCGATTAACTGTGCTTCCATTCCGGAGAACCTGCTGGAAAGCGAGTTGTTCGGCTACAATGAAGGCGCCTTCACAGGAGCAAAAAAAGGAGGAAAGGTCGGTTACTTTGAGCTGGCCGACAAGGGAACCCTGTTTTTAGATGAAATCAGTGAGATGAATTTTGCCTTACAGACCAGGCTGCTCCGCGTGCTTCAGGAAAAAGAGATCATCAGAATCGGAGGGGACCGGGTTATTAATATCGACGTGCGCATTATCTCGGCCAGTAATAAAAACCTGAAGGAACTGGTGCGGAAAAATCAGTTCCGGCAGGATCTTTATTACCGCCTCAATGTGCTGTCACTGCAGCTCCCGCCTCTCTGTCAGCGAAGGGAAGATATCCCCATCCTGCTGGAACAGTTCCAGGAAAAATTCAAGACAAACTTTGAATTTACAAAGGAGGCAATGGATGTGATCTGCCGCGGCCGCTGGGAGGGCAATGTGCGTGAACTCAGCAATTTTGCGGAGCGACTGATGTATTTCGGAAAGCAGAAGATGGATGTCAAAGATGTGCTTCAGCTGATGGACGACGATGAAATTCAGGAAGAACCCTGCCTGAGGGATGAGGAAGAGACATTGATGAGACAGTTCCGGCGTCAGTTCGGCAGCCAGGAACGACGTTATGCCATGGTGCTCGGCGTTTTGCAGGAGGGGGAAGAACAGGGAGAAAAACTGGGACGCAAAAGTATCAGTGACCGGATGGCGCTGAAGGGACTGCGCTGTACGGAGCAGGAGGTGAGGACCATATTAAAGAATCTGTCCAATTATATGATGGTGCAGATATTCCCGGGAAGAGGCGGGACGGCCATCACCGATTTTGGGGCCAGGGCGCTGAGATATATGGAATGGGAGATTCTAGGAGAGAAAAAACGGGATGGTATGTTCCGTACTGATAGATTTACATGA
- a CDS encoding pyridoxal-phosphate dependent enzyme, producing MVITDTEMERLNDCLQKIGKIEIGIFPTPLHRLYNLEETLKFGKIFIKRDDMTGLGPGGNKVRSLEFIMKQVLDGHHDLVIVSGPMQSNLCTLAANACARLRVECVIVHNGEKPEKFCGNELLNHLSQVRTYYAGAISRPRRDEYVSNLCEAYRAQGRNPYVIENGATTGFGALGYVNAAVELMRQNEEQKLGIRDLFVPGGNGGVAAGLIFGNAQLGCPFRINVVSVDDDRILLSEGIDSALSQVEKITGLPFDRGAEEGFIILDDYRGGGWGSNTPESSGMVLQFPAEEGLYLENVYNSKVMAGMVDRIRKGKTEGNVCFLHTGGFGSLFAQFEE from the coding sequence ATGGTCATCACCGATACGGAAATGGAGCGGCTAAACGACTGCCTGCAAAAGATTGGGAAAATTGAAATAGGAATTTTCCCCACGCCGCTGCACCGATTGTACAATCTTGAGGAGACGCTTAAGTTTGGCAAAATTTTTATTAAACGAGATGATATGACCGGATTGGGACCCGGCGGCAATAAGGTCCGCAGCCTTGAATTTATTATGAAGCAGGTGCTGGACGGACATCACGATCTTGTAATCGTTTCGGGGCCGATGCAGTCCAACCTGTGTACGCTTGCGGCCAATGCCTGTGCAAGGCTGAGAGTCGAATGCGTCATCGTCCACAATGGTGAAAAACCAGAAAAATTCTGCGGAAATGAACTGCTTAACCACTTGAGCCAGGTCAGGACGTATTACGCAGGAGCAATCAGCCGCCCCCGGAGAGACGAGTACGTATCAAACCTGTGCGAGGCATACCGTGCCCAGGGGAGAAACCCGTATGTCATTGAAAACGGAGCCACAACCGGTTTTGGGGCGCTGGGATATGTGAATGCGGCGGTGGAGCTGATGCGTCAGAATGAGGAACAGAAACTGGGAATCCGTGATTTGTTTGTACCCGGAGGCAACGGAGGAGTGGCGGCCGGACTGATCTTCGGAAACGCGCAGTTGGGATGTCCGTTCCGCATCAATGTAGTCAGTGTAGATGACGACAGAATCCTGCTGTCGGAAGGAATAGATTCGGCGCTCTCCCAGGTGGAAAAAATAACGGGATTGCCCTTTGACCGGGGTGCGGAGGAAGGTTTCATTATCCTTGATGATTACAGGGGCGGCGGCTGGGGAAGCAATACGCCCGAGAGCTCCGGAATGGTGTTACAATTCCCGGCGGAGGAGGGCCTGTATCTTGAAAATGTCTATAACAGCAAGGTGATGGCAGGCATGGTTGACCGGATTCGAAAAGGGAAGACGGAGGGCAATGTATGCTTCCTGCATACGGGAGGGTTTGGCTCGCTGTTTGCCCAGTTTGAAGAATAA
- a CDS encoding ABC transporter substrate-binding protein, whose translation MKKNFVKKSLMKKSFVLITAAALILTGCGSGKTGTAPEKSAPAESGGNAGAADSGAKGSELKDTLSVAIRDEPASLDPHLNTQLVSEAVRREIYDFLVVKDEDGNLVPSVATSWENVDDTTIRFTLRDDVIFHNGEKMTAEDVRYTLVRASEKSGSAPLFQSIDTENTKVIDDVTLELKLKEPMAPIFNFLSAPEGGILCKKAVEEMGDDEFGRNPVGSGPLKMKNWTTGTSIELERNEDYWGEKPTYQTLLIKFIAEPANRTIELETGGVDLIYDVSTNDIDRIKENQELRLVSGTGLKHTYISISMEDPVMKDIRVRQALACALDMDSIVDAVFTGTAKTSDSVMSPNIFGYVSMGINPYDPEQAKELLKEAGYENGLDITVKGYDNTQFVDILEIAQNMWKAVGVNAKVDIMEYASFAEQEAAGEVQLGISAFTASSGDPDQALGLWKSGYGGVLQGNDDKIDAYLDEGRTIYDETERAALYKEAQKYMWDTHYMIPIAFSDVVYATTAKVENLECSPGNTPNLAKVIVYE comes from the coding sequence ATGAAGAAAAATTTTGTTAAGAAAAGCCTGATGAAAAAAAGCTTTGTATTGATTACGGCAGCCGCTTTAATTTTGACGGGCTGCGGTTCCGGGAAAACGGGCACCGCTCCTGAAAAAAGCGCACCGGCAGAATCGGGAGGAAATGCAGGAGCTGCTGATTCCGGCGCAAAAGGCTCCGAACTGAAAGACACGCTGTCCGTGGCCATCAGGGACGAACCGGCCAGCCTGGATCCGCACCTGAACACCCAGCTTGTTTCCGAGGCGGTGCGCCGTGAAATATACGATTTCCTGGTGGTAAAGGATGAGGACGGAAATCTGGTTCCCTCCGTAGCCACAAGCTGGGAAAACGTGGACGACACCACGATCCGCTTTACGCTTCGTGACGATGTAATCTTTCATAACGGAGAGAAAATGACGGCTGAGGACGTGCGTTACACACTGGTGCGCGCCAGCGAAAAATCGGGAAGCGCTCCACTGTTTCAGTCCATTGATACGGAAAATACAAAGGTCATTGATGATGTGACCTTAGAACTGAAGCTGAAAGAGCCGATGGCTCCCATTTTTAACTTCTTGTCCGCGCCGGAAGGCGGAATTCTCTGCAAGAAAGCTGTCGAGGAGATGGGCGACGATGAGTTCGGCCGCAATCCTGTAGGTTCCGGCCCTCTGAAAATGAAAAACTGGACCACGGGAACCAGTATCGAACTGGAACGCAACGAAGATTACTGGGGAGAGAAGCCAACGTATCAGACACTTCTCATCAAATTTATCGCAGAACCGGCCAACCGGACGATTGAGCTGGAAACGGGCGGAGTTGACCTGATCTATGATGTTTCCACAAACGATATTGACAGAATCAAAGAGAACCAGGAACTGCGCCTTGTCAGCGGAACCGGCCTGAAACACACCTACATCAGTATCAGCATGGAAGATCCGGTGATGAAAGACATCCGTGTGCGCCAGGCTCTGGCCTGCGCACTGGATATGGACTCGATTGTAGACGCCGTATTTACAGGCACTGCAAAAACTTCGGATTCCGTTATGTCACCCAATATTTTTGGTTATGTATCGATGGGAATCAACCCCTATGACCCGGAACAGGCAAAAGAGCTTCTGAAAGAAGCCGGTTACGAAAACGGCCTGGACATTACGGTAAAAGGATATGATAATACACAGTTTGTGGATATTCTGGAAATTGCCCAGAATATGTGGAAGGCAGTGGGCGTGAATGCCAAAGTGGATATCATGGAATATGCATCCTTTGCAGAGCAGGAAGCAGCCGGTGAAGTACAGCTTGGAATCTCCGCATTTACAGCCAGCTCCGGCGACCCGGATCAGGCATTGGGACTCTGGAAGAGCGGCTACGGCGGCGTTTTACAGGGAAATGACGATAAGATCGACGCATATCTGGATGAAGGCCGCACGATTTACGATGAGACCGAACGCGCCGCATTATACAAAGAAGCACAGAAATATATGTGGGATACACATTATATGATCCCGATCGCATTCTCCGATGTTGTCTATGCGACTACCGCAAAAGTGGAAAATCTGGAATGCAGCCCGGGAAATACGCCGAATCTGGCCAAGGTTATTGTATATGAATAA